A region from the Nostoc sp. HK-01 genome encodes:
- a CDS encoding glutathione S-transferase, with amino-acid sequence MLKLYGGAFSRAAIAKWYLEELEIPYEFVQLDMQAGEHHQPEFLQINPMGKVPAIVDEDFQLWESGAILLYLNEKYGKSSASPEERAKIYQWVLFANSTLASGIFTESTREREVPRLLTPLNEIFQKQPFVLGDEFSVADVAVGSILSYIPMMLKLDLSAYPAVLEYINRISERPAFKKGIGGKP; translated from the coding sequence ATGCTAAAACTTTACGGCGGTGCTTTTAGTCGGGCGGCGATCGCAAAATGGTATCTCGAAGAACTCGAAATTCCCTATGAGTTTGTCCAGCTAGATATGCAAGCAGGCGAACATCATCAGCCGGAATTTTTACAGATTAACCCAATGGGTAAAGTCCCCGCAATAGTTGATGAAGACTTTCAGCTTTGGGAATCTGGCGCAATTTTGCTGTATTTGAATGAAAAGTATGGCAAATCTTCAGCTTCCCCAGAAGAACGGGCAAAAATATACCAATGGGTGTTGTTTGCTAACTCTACCCTGGCATCAGGAATTTTTACAGAATCAACCAGAGAGCGAGAAGTACCCCGGTTGTTAACTCCACTGAATGAGATTTTCCAAAAACAACCTTTCGTATTGGGTGATGAATTTAGCGTTGCTGATGTGGCTGTGGGATCAATTCTTTCTTACATCCCCATGATGCTGAAACTAGATCTCAGCGCGTACCCAGCAGTTCTGGAATATATCAACCGCATATCTGAACGCCCAGCGTTTAAAAAAGGAATTGGTGGAAAGCCTTAA
- a CDS encoding NUDIX hydrolase: protein MLQDDELLDIVDEKDCIIGKKRRSEIYCQGLCNFRVVNAFVTNSLGQLWIPRRSAEKRIFPLCLDVSMGGHVESGENYEDALQRELNEELNLDLNKVKFRLLGYLTPHQHKVSAFMKVYEIELDYEPNYNKNDFVESVWLYPHDLIKWLHNGEPAKSDLIKLVQIFYAKQI from the coding sequence ATGCTCCAAGATGATGAGTTACTAGATATTGTAGATGAGAAAGATTGCATTATTGGAAAGAAAAGACGTTCAGAGATATATTGTCAAGGACTATGCAATTTTAGAGTTGTTAATGCTTTTGTTACTAACTCATTAGGTCAGCTATGGATACCTCGACGTTCAGCAGAAAAACGGATTTTTCCTCTTTGCCTTGATGTGAGTATGGGAGGTCATGTTGAAAGTGGAGAAAATTATGAAGATGCTTTGCAACGTGAACTTAATGAAGAATTGAACTTAGATTTAAACAAGGTTAAATTTCGTTTATTAGGATATTTAACGCCACATCAACATAAAGTATCTGCTTTTATGAAAGTTTATGAAATTGAATTAGATTATGAACCTAATTACAATAAAAATGATTTTGTTGAGAGCGTTTGGTTATATCCTCATGATTTAATAAAATGGTTGCATAATGGTGAACCTGCCAAAAGTGACTTGATCAAACTTGTGCAAATATTTTATGCAAAACAAATTTGA
- a CDS encoding putative potassium channel protein, protein MAGAIALGGVFLIGTLWYRFVEAWSWEDAAYMTVITLATVGYGETHPLGSRGRLFTIALILLGVVNIGYIVNRFTEAIIEGYFQEGIRLRQQRRVMESLTGHYIICGFSRTGRQIAREFRAESVPFVIIDSEIESVQRAQMEGYIVYQGDATLDDTLFHVGIERAICIVAALPSDAENLYTVLSAKTLNPEIRAIARASTEEALQKLQRGGADAVISPYITGGKRMAAAALRPQVLDFVDGILSGADRQLYMEEFLLDPAFSPFVGQTLQKAKLRSQTGALVLAIRRSDGNLIGGPTGDTILMSGDTLICMGTAEQLRSLNQVLVPIGSQKLRKPKNQ, encoded by the coding sequence ATGGCAGGAGCGATCGCCCTTGGGGGTGTGTTCCTGATTGGCACTTTATGGTATAGATTCGTTGAGGCGTGGTCATGGGAAGATGCCGCGTACATGACAGTCATTACCTTGGCGACTGTGGGATACGGAGAAACACACCCTCTGGGCAGCCGTGGACGCTTATTTACCATTGCCTTGATTTTATTGGGCGTAGTTAATATTGGTTATATTGTCAATAGATTTACAGAAGCCATCATTGAAGGCTACTTTCAAGAAGGAATTCGGCTACGACAACAGAGGCGGGTAATGGAATCCTTGACAGGACATTATATTATTTGTGGATTTAGTCGTACTGGTCGGCAAATTGCCAGAGAATTTCGGGCAGAAAGTGTACCCTTTGTAATCATAGATTCGGAGATTGAATCTGTACAACGGGCGCAGATGGAAGGTTATATAGTATATCAGGGTGATGCCACACTAGATGATACATTGTTCCATGTGGGGATTGAGCGAGCCATTTGTATAGTTGCGGCACTACCTTCTGACGCAGAAAATTTATACACAGTCTTATCGGCAAAAACATTAAATCCAGAGATTCGGGCGATCGCCCGCGCCAGTACAGAAGAAGCGTTACAAAAATTACAACGCGGTGGTGCAGATGCCGTAATTTCACCCTATATTACTGGGGGAAAACGGATGGCCGCAGCTGCCCTCAGACCGCAAGTATTAGATTTTGTCGATGGGATTCTTTCGGGTGCAGACAGACAACTGTATATGGAAGAATTTTTACTTGATCCTGCCTTCTCTCCCTTTGTGGGACAAACACTGCAAAAAGCCAAACTGCGATCGCAAACTGGCGCATTAGTCCTAGCGATTCGCCGTAGCGATGGTAATCTCATCGGTGGCCCCACTGGTGACACAATATTAATGTCAGGAGATACCCTGATTTGTATGGGTACAGCCGAACAGTTGCGGAGTCTGAATCAAGTTCTCGTTCCCATTGGTTCGCAAAAATTACGCAAGCCGAAAAATCAGTGA
- a CDS encoding glycolate oxidase subunit GlcD encodes MLTQDKQQRNWQPIIKAFEAVLGKNGVIKRREELITYECDGLTSYRQRPAVAVLPRTTEQVAAVVKICNQYSVPFIARGSGTGLSGGALPLEDSVLIVTSLMRQILSVDLDNQRIVVQPGVINSWVTQTVSGAGFYYAPDPSSQIICSIGGNVAENSGGVHCLKYGVTTNHVFGLKIVTPEGEIVDLGGQIPETPGYDLTGIFVGSEGTLGIATEITLRILKSAESICVLLADFTSVEAAGASVSDIISAGIIPGGMEMMDNISINAVEDVVATNCYPRDATAILLVEIDGLEVEVAVIKQRITEICQQNGARNVTSASDPETRLKLWKGRKAAFAAAGHLSPDYYVQDGVIPRTQLPYVLQEIENLSQQYGYKIANVFHAGDGNLHPLVLYDNSVPGALEKVEELGGEILKLCVKVGGSLSGEHGIGSDKKCYMPEMFNSVDLESMQWVRQVFNPQGLANPEKIFPTPRTCGEAANAMNHKQFEGVERY; translated from the coding sequence ATGCTTACCCAAGATAAACAACAACGCAATTGGCAACCTATTATCAAAGCATTTGAGGCTGTCCTTGGTAAAAATGGGGTAATTAAACGCCGCGAAGAATTGATTACCTATGAGTGCGATGGTTTGACTAGTTATCGTCAACGTCCCGCTGTGGCTGTATTACCAAGAACCACAGAACAAGTCGCCGCAGTGGTGAAAATATGTAATCAGTATTCTGTCCCCTTCATTGCTCGCGGTTCCGGTACGGGATTATCTGGTGGTGCTTTACCATTAGAAGACTCTGTATTGATTGTCACCTCATTAATGCGACAAATCCTTAGCGTTGATTTAGACAACCAGCGCATAGTTGTACAGCCAGGAGTAATTAATAGTTGGGTAACGCAAACTGTTAGCGGTGCAGGTTTTTATTATGCACCAGATCCTTCCAGTCAAATTATCTGCTCAATTGGCGGCAATGTTGCCGAGAACTCCGGTGGAGTGCATTGTTTAAAATATGGTGTCACAACTAATCACGTTTTTGGGCTAAAAATCGTCACTCCCGAAGGCGAAATTGTCGATTTAGGTGGACAAATTCCCGAAACACCGGGATATGATTTAACAGGTATATTTGTTGGTTCGGAAGGGACTTTAGGAATCGCCACAGAAATTACCCTGAGAATTCTCAAAAGTGCCGAATCAATTTGTGTATTATTAGCAGACTTTACAAGTGTAGAAGCTGCCGGAGCTAGTGTTTCTGATATCATCAGTGCCGGGATAATTCCTGGTGGCATGGAAATGATGGATAACATTAGCATCAATGCTGTAGAAGATGTTGTGGCAACTAATTGTTATCCGCGAGATGCTACCGCTATTTTATTGGTAGAAATTGATGGTTTAGAAGTAGAAGTTGCAGTAATTAAACAACGCATTACCGAAATTTGTCAACAAAATGGAGCGCGGAATGTAACCTCAGCAAGTGACCCAGAAACCCGCTTAAAATTATGGAAAGGACGCAAAGCTGCTTTTGCTGCGGCTGGACATTTAAGCCCAGATTATTATGTCCAAGATGGTGTAATTCCGCGAACTCAATTGCCTTACGTGCTGCAAGAAATTGAAAACTTAAGTCAACAGTATGGTTATAAAATTGCTAACGTCTTTCATGCTGGCGATGGGAATCTTCACCCTCTAGTTCTTTATGATAATTCTGTACCTGGTGCATTAGAAAAAGTTGAAGAGTTAGGCGGAGAAATTCTTAAACTCTGCGTAAAAGTTGGTGGTAGTCTTTCTGGTGAACATGGTATTGGCTCAGATAAAAAATGCTATATGCCAGAAATGTTTAATAGCGTTGATTTAGAATCTATGCAATGGGTACGACAAGTATTTAATCCCCAAGGTTTAGCCAACCCAGAGAAGATATTCCCCACACCCCGCACCTGTGGCGAAGCTGCAAATGCTATGAATCACAAGCAGTTTGAAGGTGTCGAAAGATATTAA
- a CDS encoding multi-sensor signal transduction histidine kinase has product MNINPGESTIELKQQLHSQILFDTELDKHSSSSEQFLLSIYNSVQTSIFIVDVLEDGDFRYVALNPTHERWLGISSENLKGKQPEDILSPVDAAKVRQHYADCVRFGKTISYEQCLQFQGVATWWSTTLTPLRDANSRIYRLIGTSSNITPVKQVAQAKEIQTAQEQLLEAIAQWIRESLDLDTLLHQLVKEVRHCLSGDRILVYSIQPDETGVVIAESTVTANSCIGQKFPDSSLIGKYQERHGRGCIQIIEDIYTAGLHPSQVKLLESWPVRANLVVPIWSQQQLWGLITAQHCHQPHQWQEIEIDLLKQLATQIGIAVHQAKLHEQVQHLQTQLELQKQLHQVQIQQAQNFQLLVRRITEQIRDHQPATLVMQTATQELTQLLQLQSCYIEIYSACETQTTVTYEHTTTSPEYQGLTRKIADLPAVYQPLLAKQHWQSLEIVPGWHPQLQVLTQLACAIFDDQGILGNLWLNRATQDMFDEWEISLVQQVANECAIALRQAKIDSTNQVQRQVLAQQERLKNEFLRTLSHELRTPITSISLAAQTLESVLTPEGILDIEIVPQLLQILQNECGRESKLISDLMQLSYIEAEPQTPTFIAIDLQTWLPPIVESFRDLSHCQRQKLYLNINQQLPPLETDITDLERIITELLNYACKYTPSGEAISVFADFTADAVQLKISNSGLEIPASEMPRIFEPFHRLMKNDPWTYSGTGLEMALVQKMVKHLGGSINVESVNNQTTFMIKFPR; this is encoded by the coding sequence ATGAATATAAATCCGGGTGAATCAACCATTGAGTTGAAACAACAATTGCATTCTCAGATTCTCTTTGACACAGAATTAGACAAACACAGTAGCAGTAGTGAACAGTTTTTACTGAGCATCTATAATTCTGTGCAGACATCTATATTTATTGTGGATGTTCTCGAAGATGGAGATTTTCGCTACGTAGCTTTAAATCCAACCCATGAGCGATGGCTAGGAATTAGTTCCGAAAATCTGAAGGGGAAACAACCCGAAGATATTCTCTCACCAGTTGATGCGGCAAAAGTGCGTCAGCATTATGCTGACTGTGTGCGTTTTGGTAAAACTATTTCCTACGAACAATGCTTGCAATTTCAGGGAGTGGCGACTTGGTGGAGTACCACACTCACACCATTGCGGGATGCGAACTCTAGAATTTACAGACTGATTGGCACAAGTAGTAATATCACTCCCGTGAAGCAAGTAGCCCAAGCGAAAGAAATACAGACAGCACAAGAGCAACTTTTAGAAGCGATCGCCCAATGGATTCGAGAATCGCTAGACTTAGATACACTGTTGCATCAACTTGTGAAAGAAGTGCGGCATTGTTTGAGTGGCGATCGCATTTTGGTTTACTCTATTCAACCAGACGAAACTGGTGTAGTCATTGCCGAATCGACAGTCACAGCCAATTCATGTATAGGGCAGAAATTCCCCGATTCTAGCTTGATTGGCAAATATCAAGAACGTCATGGACGTGGTTGTATTCAAATTATCGAAGATATTTATACAGCCGGCTTACATCCTAGCCAAGTCAAGTTGCTAGAATCTTGGCCAGTCAGGGCTAATTTAGTCGTACCGATTTGGTCACAGCAGCAGTTGTGGGGGCTGATAACTGCCCAGCATTGCCATCAACCCCATCAATGGCAAGAAATTGAAATTGACTTACTCAAACAACTCGCAACCCAAATTGGTATAGCAGTCCACCAAGCCAAACTGCATGAGCAAGTACAACATCTGCAAACCCAGCTAGAATTACAAAAACAGCTGCATCAAGTCCAAATACAGCAAGCCCAAAACTTTCAACTACTAGTGCGCCGCATTACCGAACAAATCCGCGATCATCAACCAGCAACTCTGGTAATGCAGACAGCCACTCAAGAACTAACTCAGTTATTGCAACTCCAGTCTTGTTACATTGAGATTTACAGTGCTTGCGAAACGCAAACAACTGTGACTTATGAACACACAACTACCTCACCCGAATATCAAGGACTGACCAGAAAAATTGCAGACTTGCCAGCAGTTTATCAACCATTGTTAGCAAAACAACATTGGCAATCTTTAGAAATAGTTCCCGGATGGCACCCGCAATTACAGGTTCTCACCCAGTTAGCTTGTGCAATTTTTGACGACCAAGGCATTTTGGGTAACTTGTGGCTAAATCGAGCTACTCAAGATATGTTTGATGAATGGGAAATTAGTTTAGTGCAGCAGGTCGCCAACGAATGTGCGATCGCCCTTCGCCAAGCTAAAATTGACTCTACCAATCAAGTACAAAGGCAAGTATTAGCACAGCAAGAACGCCTGAAAAATGAATTTTTAAGAACCCTTTCCCACGAACTACGCACACCCATAACCAGCATTAGCCTCGCCGCCCAAACCCTCGAAAGTGTGCTTACCCCAGAAGGCATCCTAGATATCGAAATCGTACCCCAACTATTGCAGATTTTGCAGAACGAGTGTGGGCGAGAAAGTAAGTTAATCAGCGATTTAATGCAACTCTCATATATCGAAGCCGAACCGCAGACTCCCACATTCATCGCCATTGATTTACAAACATGGCTACCTCCCATTGTGGAGTCTTTTCGAGACCTTTCCCATTGCCAAAGACAAAAATTGTACCTCAATATTAATCAGCAACTCCCACCTCTAGAAACAGACATCACCGATTTAGAACGGATTATTACCGAACTTTTAAACTATGCGTGCAAATATACCCCATCAGGCGAAGCAATTAGCGTGTTCGCTGATTTCACAGCCGATGCGGTACAACTGAAGATTAGCAACTCCGGCTTAGAAATTCCCGCCAGTGAAATGCCGCGAATTTTTGAACCATTCCATCGTCTGATGAAAAATGATCCTTGGACATATAGTGGTACAGGATTAGAAATGGCTTTAGTACAGAAAATGGTGAAGCATTTAGGTGGCTCAATCAATGTAGAGAGTGTAAATAATCAAACTACCTTCATGATCAAATTTCCGAGATAA
- a CDS encoding acetylornithine and succinylornithine aminotransferase, which yields MSFQTLVEEASIPPASGSVSSIPFDTDSFNEAVMSTYGRFPLALDKGAGCRVWDTQGQEYLDFVAGIATCTLGHAHPAMVEAVTRQIQKLHHVSNLYYIPEQGELAKWIIQHSCADRVFFCNSGAEANEAAIKLARKYAHTVLEIDKPIILTANASFHGRTLATITATGQPKYQKYFDPLVPGFHYVPYNDITAVETAISELDEGDYQVAAILIEPLQGEGGVRPGDVAYFQKLRRICDETGILLIFDEVQVGMGRSGHLWGYEHLGVEPDIFTSAKGLGGGIPIGAMMSKKFCAVFQPGEHASTFGGNPFVCGVALSVCQTLEKENILQNVQERGEQMRSGLRAIATKYPNYISEVRGWGLINGMELAADIELTAGEVVNAAIAEGLLLVPAGPKVVRFVPPLIVSKAEVDQALQALDTALAKITG from the coding sequence GTGAGCTTTCAAACTCTAGTTGAAGAAGCCAGCATCCCCCCAGCATCAGGTTCAGTGTCATCTATTCCTTTTGATACGGATAGCTTTAACGAAGCCGTGATGTCAACTTATGGTCGGTTTCCTTTAGCCCTGGACAAGGGTGCAGGATGCCGGGTTTGGGATACACAGGGGCAGGAATATCTAGATTTTGTGGCAGGAATTGCCACTTGCACACTAGGACACGCCCACCCAGCAATGGTTGAAGCTGTGACACGCCAAATTCAAAAGCTGCATCATGTTTCTAATTTGTACTACATTCCTGAACAAGGGGAATTAGCCAAATGGATTATCCAACATTCTTGTGCCGATCGCGTATTTTTCTGCAACTCTGGTGCAGAAGCTAATGAAGCGGCGATTAAATTAGCACGTAAATATGCCCATACAGTTCTAGAAATAGACAAGCCAATTATTTTAACGGCTAACGCCAGCTTCCACGGGCGGACTTTGGCAACGATTACCGCTACCGGACAACCCAAGTATCAAAAATATTTTGATCCCTTGGTTCCTGGTTTCCATTACGTACCTTACAACGATATTACCGCTGTCGAAACAGCCATTAGTGAGTTGGATGAAGGAGATTATCAGGTTGCGGCAATTTTAATCGAACCATTACAAGGCGAAGGCGGCGTGCGTCCTGGTGATGTGGCTTACTTCCAAAAACTGCGGCGGATTTGTGATGAAACCGGCATTTTATTGATTTTTGATGAAGTGCAAGTCGGGATGGGGCGCAGTGGTCATTTATGGGGTTATGAACATCTGGGTGTTGAACCAGATATCTTCACCAGCGCCAAAGGTTTAGGCGGTGGAATTCCCATTGGTGCAATGATGAGTAAAAAATTCTGTGCTGTTTTTCAACCAGGAGAACACGCCAGCACTTTTGGTGGGAATCCCTTTGTTTGTGGTGTGGCGCTGAGTGTTTGCCAAACCTTGGAAAAAGAGAATATTTTGCAAAATGTTCAAGAGAGGGGAGAACAGATGCGTTCTGGATTAAGAGCGATCGCCACCAAATACCCTAATTACATTTCTGAGGTGCGGGGTTGGGGCTTAATCAATGGTATGGAATTAGCAGCAGACATTGAGCTAACTGCTGGTGAAGTTGTCAACGCCGCCATTGCAGAAGGTTTATTACTTGTCCCCGCTGGGCCAAAGGTTGTCCGCTTTGTCCCACCGCTAATTGTGAGTAAGGCTGAAGTTGACCAAGCTTTGCAAGCTTTGGATACAGCACTAGCGAAAATCACCGGTTAA